A genomic stretch from Antarcticibacterium flavum includes:
- a CDS encoding efflux RND transporter periplasmic adaptor subunit has translation MKTETKKYLKWVGILVLGIFLGWVIFGGYSDDHAEHSDVAAGQEQVWTCSMHPQIRQEEPGDCPICGMDLIPLEADEMGDATTGYSMSENAMRLANVETMIVGSRSANREIRLNGKVQIDERNSYSQSTHIPGRIERLNINFTGERVQRGQTLATVYSPEMVTAQEELLQAARIRESQPELFQAAREKLRNWRIGDAQIDRILSNNTPIQRFPITADVAGVVTEKMVNLGDYVERGMPLYQIADLSRVWVLFDLYESDLAAVREGDEIEFRINSLPGETFEGSISFIDPLLGGQTRVATARVEVENKAGRLKPEMFATGIVEAGGTVESPQQLTIPNSAVLWTGKRSVVYVKEQANGRAVFNMREVTLGNSLGNSYVVLDGLEEGEEIVTNGTFTIDAAVQLSGRASMMNPEQAPMSTGHDHGDGTRVMEDHVEVEVGEPVKNELRKVLNKYLELKDALVSDNSALAGEKAKELEKSLSTLTLPSLSTEEKKIYDSFHKEMTTAVKKIIGAGNIEAQREHFIELSTTTIGLVKTFQLSGDGLYVQRCPMANSDRGANWLSRSNEIRNPYFGSSMLTCGEVIETIN, from the coding sequence ATGAAAACAGAAACCAAAAAATATTTAAAATGGGTAGGGATCCTGGTCCTGGGAATTTTCCTGGGCTGGGTAATATTTGGTGGCTACAGTGATGATCACGCAGAGCATAGTGATGTAGCAGCCGGGCAGGAACAGGTATGGACCTGCTCCATGCACCCGCAGATAAGACAGGAGGAACCCGGGGATTGCCCAATTTGCGGGATGGATCTTATTCCCCTGGAAGCAGATGAAATGGGAGATGCCACAACCGGTTATAGCATGAGCGAGAATGCAATGCGACTTGCTAATGTGGAAACGATGATAGTGGGAAGCAGAAGTGCCAACAGGGAGATAAGGTTAAACGGAAAAGTGCAAATAGATGAAAGAAATTCCTACTCCCAGTCTACTCATATCCCCGGAAGGATAGAACGGCTGAATATCAACTTTACCGGAGAAAGGGTGCAGCGGGGACAAACCCTGGCCACTGTATATTCGCCGGAAATGGTCACGGCCCAGGAAGAATTACTGCAGGCAGCCCGGATAAGGGAAAGTCAGCCGGAATTATTCCAGGCCGCGAGGGAAAAATTGAGAAACTGGAGGATTGGAGATGCGCAAATAGACCGCATCCTCTCCAATAACACCCCTATACAACGTTTTCCAATTACTGCAGATGTTGCAGGAGTGGTAACAGAAAAAATGGTGAACCTGGGAGATTATGTGGAACGCGGAATGCCACTTTACCAAATAGCCGATCTTTCGAGGGTATGGGTGTTGTTTGATCTCTATGAAAGCGATCTGGCCGCGGTGAGGGAAGGAGACGAGATCGAATTTAGGATCAACTCCCTGCCCGGGGAAACCTTTGAAGGATCGATAAGCTTTATAGATCCGCTTTTGGGCGGACAAACAAGGGTGGCTACCGCAAGGGTTGAGGTAGAGAATAAGGCTGGCAGGCTTAAACCTGAAATGTTCGCAACAGGAATTGTAGAAGCAGGAGGGACAGTTGAGTCTCCGCAGCAACTAACCATTCCGAATTCGGCAGTTCTCTGGACCGGGAAACGTTCCGTAGTCTATGTTAAGGAACAGGCAAATGGAAGAGCTGTGTTTAATATGAGAGAAGTAACCTTGGGGAATTCCCTTGGAAATTCCTATGTAGTTCTTGATGGTCTTGAAGAGGGAGAGGAAATTGTCACTAACGGAACCTTTACCATTGACGCCGCGGTTCAACTTTCCGGCAGGGCCAGCATGATGAATCCGGAGCAGGCGCCAATGTCCACAGGACATGATCACGGGGACGGCACCCGTGTGATGGAAGATCACGTAGAAGTTGAGGTGGGAGAGCCGGTGAAGAATGAATTACGAAAGGTCCTTAATAAATACCTGGAATTAAAAGATGCCCTGGTGAGTGATAATTCGGCGCTGGCGGGAGAAAAGGCAAAAGAGCTGGAGAAATCCTTGTCTACTCTTACACTGCCATCATTAAGTACTGAGGAAAAGAAAATCTATGATAGTTTTCATAAGGAGATGACAACAGCTGTAAAGAAGATTATCGGTGCAGGTAACATCGAAGCTCAAAGGGAACATTTTATTGAATTATCCACCACCACAATTGGTTTAGTGAAAACCTTTCAGCTTTCGGGGGATGGGTTATATGTACAGCGATGTCCTATGGCCAACAGCGATAGGGGAGCGAACTGGCTAAGCAGGTCCAACGAGATTAGAAATCCATATTTTGGTAGTTCCATGCTTACCTGTGGGGAGGTAATAGAAACCATAAATTAA
- a CDS encoding DUF2911 domain-containing protein, which translates to MKKLLIIAALSLISCGEDKKKEEHHHTPVQNENKAASLSPHTSEMEVIGGAHIHIDYSAPSVRDRIIFGGLVGYNTVWQAGAHNATWIETDKDLLINGETLPAGKYGFFVIPGKENWEVIFNSRWEQHGKDDYDEAEDVLRMEVTPDTLSETQEQLRYEIEKKSDKEGVISLAWEKIKIELPFEVQD; encoded by the coding sequence ATGAAGAAATTATTGATTATAGCAGCCCTGAGCTTAATAAGCTGTGGAGAAGATAAAAAGAAGGAGGAGCACCATCATACCCCTGTACAAAATGAGAATAAAGCGGCCTCCCTGAGTCCTCATACAAGCGAAATGGAAGTGATAGGAGGTGCGCATATTCACATAGATTATTCGGCACCCAGTGTAAGGGATAGAATAATCTTTGGAGGCTTGGTTGGATATAATACGGTGTGGCAGGCAGGAGCCCATAATGCAACCTGGATAGAGACAGACAAAGATCTGTTAATCAATGGTGAAACCCTTCCGGCTGGTAAATACGGTTTCTTTGTAATTCCGGGAAAAGAAAATTGGGAAGTGATCTTCAATTCACGCTGGGAACAACACGGGAAGGATGATTATGATGAGGCGGAGGATGTGCTTAGGATGGAAGTGACCCCGGATACCCTTAGTGAAACTCAGGAGCAGCTGAGGTATGAGATAGAAAAGAAATCCGACAAAGAGGGAGTTATAAGCCTGGCGTGGGAGAAGATTAAAATAGAACTGCCGTTTGAGGTGCAGGATTGA
- a CDS encoding four-helix bundle copper-binding protein, with protein sequence MRNEKLIHALGKCINACNYCADACLDEDNVKMMATCIRTDRVCAEVCSTLNQVLSTKYKDVQGLIDYCIKVCEACANECEKHEHQHCKDCAKACRECVEACRSYAA encoded by the coding sequence ATGAGAAATGAAAAATTGATCCATGCATTAGGTAAATGCATCAATGCGTGTAACTATTGTGCAGATGCGTGCCTTGATGAAGACAATGTAAAAATGATGGCTACCTGTATAAGAACAGACCGGGTATGTGCAGAGGTTTGCTCTACACTTAACCAGGTATTATCTACTAAGTATAAAGATGTACAGGGACTTATTGATTACTGTATAAAAGTGTGCGAAGCCTGTGCAAATGAGTGTGAGAAACACGAACACCAGCATTGCAAGGATTGCGCAAAAGCCTGCCGTGAATGCGTAGAGGCTTGCAGAAGCTATGCTGCTTAA
- a CDS encoding efflux RND transporter permease subunit: MFNKVIKYFLYNRLVTILLLAAFIGWGMVTAPFDWDTGFLPKDSVPVDAIPDIGENQQIVFTDWPGRSPQDIEDQITYPLTSSLLGISGVKSIRSTSMFGFSSIYIIFEEGVEFYWSRSRVLEKLNSLPGGLLPDGVQPALGPDATALGQVYWYTLEGRDPDGNVTGGWDLHELRRIQDYYVKLGLSGASGVSEVASVGGFVQEYQIDVDPDALRAYGVGIDMVMMAVQNSNRDIGAKTLEINKVEYMVRGLGYIKSIEDIENTVVTVNDNTPVLVRDLGRVSLGPEERRGVLDKGGAEVVGGVVVARYGSNPLEVIENTKAKIQEISAGLPQKTLADGTISKLTIVPFYDRTQLIQETIGTLEEALSHEILISILVIIVLVLNLRASLLISSLLPVAVLMTFIVMRYFGVDANVVALSGIAIAIGVMVDVGIVFVENTIRHLEMKKNHGASGARLLEVINKATIEVAPAVTTALATTIVSFLPVFFMENAEGKLFRPLAFTKTFALAASFFLGILILPMLSYYAFNLRLHKEKAVRIWNIALIVLGLFLAIYFWFWLPLALVIIGIVRLLEDRNPDFLGRYSNKITLFIILATTLFFLTQEWLPLGYHNSLVENYLFVIVLLAITLLVLLGIVRYYKPILSWCLENKGTFLLVPLITILFGAIIWLGFPNIFGFVANGFDKVGVNVRTTKVWSGMAHTFPGVGKEFMPTLNEGSFLLMPTAMPHAGIEASQQTLRQLDIAVTAIPEVEIAVGKMGRIESALDPAPISMYENVINYKSEYILSDAGRPVSFKVDRDRRFILKSGDTLEHSVAVERGVSREELIEDKDGRYFRNWRDHINSPDDIWDEIVQRTRLPGVTSAPKLQPIETRLVMLQTGMRAPMGIKVYGPDLETIQEFGIQLEGLLKEVPSVKAGAVFADRIVGKPYLEIDIDRNAIARYGLSIENVQQTLETAVGGMEITSTVEGRERFPVRVRYPRELRDDPESIKRILVPTPSGPQIPLGELAKITYVRGPQMIKSEDTFLVGYVLFDKMEDFAEVNVVNDAQQYLQDKIDSGELSVPAGVSYKFSGNYENQVRAVKRLSIVIPISLIIIFLLLYFQFKTIIASTIHFSGVFVAFAGGFIMIWLYGQPWFMDFSISGMNMRDLFQMGNINLSVAVWVGFIALFGIATDDGVLMGTYIHQVFEKRDPQTVPEVRAAVMEAGLKRVRPAMMTTAVTIIALFPVLTSRGKGADIMVPMAIPIVGGMIIQIMTIFVVPILQAYWRETVVSRTNSPQAGETNLQVNNSKKFDDEK; this comes from the coding sequence ATGTTTAATAAAGTAATTAAATATTTCCTCTACAACAGGCTGGTCACCATTCTATTATTGGCTGCCTTTATAGGCTGGGGAATGGTTACCGCTCCCTTTGACTGGGATACAGGTTTTCTGCCAAAAGATTCTGTTCCCGTTGATGCCATTCCTGATATTGGTGAGAATCAGCAAATAGTTTTTACCGACTGGCCCGGGCGTTCCCCGCAGGATATTGAGGACCAGATCACGTATCCGCTTACATCTTCCCTTTTGGGGATAAGCGGGGTAAAATCAATACGGAGTACTTCCATGTTCGGTTTCTCCAGTATTTATATCATTTTTGAGGAAGGGGTAGAATTCTATTGGTCCCGTTCCCGGGTACTTGAAAAACTAAATTCCCTGCCCGGCGGCCTCCTGCCGGACGGGGTGCAGCCCGCGCTGGGGCCAGATGCTACTGCCCTGGGACAGGTGTACTGGTACACCCTGGAAGGCCGTGATCCCGATGGGAATGTAACCGGTGGCTGGGACCTGCATGAGCTGCGGCGTATACAGGATTATTATGTGAAGTTGGGGTTAAGCGGAGCCTCCGGAGTCTCTGAGGTAGCCTCTGTTGGCGGCTTTGTGCAGGAATATCAAATAGATGTGGACCCGGATGCCTTGCGTGCATACGGTGTAGGAATTGATATGGTGATGATGGCGGTGCAGAATTCCAACAGGGATATTGGCGCTAAGACTCTTGAGATAAATAAGGTGGAGTACATGGTACGCGGCCTTGGATATATTAAATCGATTGAGGATATAGAAAATACGGTTGTCACCGTCAATGACAACACCCCAGTTCTGGTACGTGACCTGGGCAGGGTTAGCCTTGGTCCGGAAGAGCGAAGAGGAGTGCTGGACAAAGGCGGGGCAGAGGTTGTTGGAGGGGTAGTGGTTGCCAGGTATGGGTCGAACCCGCTGGAGGTCATTGAAAATACCAAGGCAAAAATACAGGAGATCTCTGCCGGTCTTCCTCAAAAAACCCTGGCAGATGGCACTATAAGTAAACTTACCATTGTCCCGTTCTATGACAGGACGCAACTTATACAGGAAACAATTGGCACCCTGGAGGAAGCTCTTTCCCACGAGATCCTTATCAGTATTTTGGTGATCATAGTGCTCGTGCTCAATCTACGGGCCTCCCTGCTTATTTCCAGTTTGCTCCCTGTAGCGGTGCTAATGACTTTTATAGTCATGCGTTATTTTGGGGTGGACGCCAATGTGGTTGCACTTTCCGGGATAGCGATCGCCATTGGGGTGATGGTGGATGTTGGAATTGTGTTCGTCGAGAATACCATAAGGCACCTCGAGATGAAGAAGAACCATGGGGCTAGTGGTGCCCGGTTACTGGAGGTTATAAATAAAGCCACCATCGAAGTAGCTCCTGCAGTGACTACGGCACTTGCCACTACGATCGTGAGTTTCCTGCCGGTATTCTTTATGGAAAATGCTGAAGGAAAATTGTTCAGGCCGCTGGCTTTTACCAAGACCTTTGCGTTGGCAGCTTCCTTCTTTTTAGGTATCCTTATCCTTCCGATGCTTTCTTATTATGCATTTAATTTAAGATTACATAAGGAGAAGGCAGTAAGGATTTGGAATATCGCTCTTATTGTGCTGGGGCTTTTCCTCGCCATTTATTTCTGGTTCTGGTTGCCTCTTGCACTTGTGATAATTGGGATTGTAAGGTTACTGGAAGACCGTAATCCCGACTTCCTGGGAAGATACTCCAATAAGATCACGTTGTTTATTATCCTGGCAACGACTTTATTTTTCCTTACCCAGGAGTGGTTGCCATTAGGGTACCATAACTCATTGGTTGAGAATTACCTTTTTGTGATTGTCCTGCTGGCAATTACTCTTTTGGTTCTCCTGGGTATAGTAAGGTATTACAAGCCAATTCTTAGCTGGTGCCTGGAGAACAAGGGAACTTTCCTATTGGTGCCGCTTATCACCATTCTTTTTGGAGCTATAATATGGCTCGGTTTTCCTAATATCTTCGGATTTGTGGCCAATGGTTTTGATAAAGTGGGGGTAAACGTTCGAACTACCAAAGTCTGGAGCGGGATGGCTCACACCTTCCCGGGAGTGGGAAAAGAATTTATGCCCACACTTAATGAGGGTAGTTTCCTTTTGATGCCCACGGCCATGCCACATGCGGGAATAGAAGCCTCCCAGCAAACCCTGCGGCAACTGGATATCGCGGTAACTGCAATCCCTGAAGTGGAGATCGCGGTTGGAAAAATGGGAAGGATTGAAAGCGCACTGGATCCCGCTCCCATTTCTATGTATGAGAATGTGATCAATTATAAATCTGAATACATATTATCAGATGCCGGAAGACCGGTGTCTTTCAAAGTCGATCGCGATCGCAGGTTTATCCTAAAATCGGGGGATACTTTGGAGCATTCTGTTGCAGTGGAACGAGGTGTGAGCAGGGAAGAACTTATAGAGGACAAAGACGGAAGATATTTCAGAAACTGGAGAGATCATATCAATAGTCCGGATGATATCTGGGATGAGATCGTGCAAAGGACAAGGCTACCGGGGGTGACTTCAGCTCCAAAACTTCAGCCTATAGAAACAAGACTGGTGATGCTGCAAACCGGAATGCGGGCACCAATGGGAATTAAGGTGTACGGACCCGATCTGGAGACAATTCAGGAATTCGGGATACAACTGGAGGGGCTTCTTAAGGAGGTGCCATCGGTCAAGGCCGGGGCAGTGTTTGCCGACAGGATCGTTGGGAAGCCCTATTTGGAAATAGATATTGATCGAAATGCCATAGCGAGATATGGACTCAGTATAGAAAACGTGCAGCAAACCCTGGAAACCGCGGTGGGTGGAATGGAGATCACCAGCACCGTAGAAGGCCGGGAGCGTTTCCCGGTGAGAGTACGGTATCCGCGGGAGTTAAGGGATGATCCTGAAAGTATAAAAAGGATCCTTGTTCCCACTCCTTCCGGTCCGCAGATCCCGCTGGGGGAACTTGCAAAAATCACCTATGTGCGCGGTCCGCAAATGATCAAAAGTGAGGATACCTTTTTGGTAGGTTATGTGTTGTTCGATAAAATGGAAGATTTTGCTGAGGTGAATGTAGTCAACGATGCGCAACAATATTTACAGGATAAAATTGACAGCGGCGAATTGAGTGTTCCCGCTGGAGTAAGCTATAAGTTCAGTGGAAACTATGAGAACCAGGTACGGGCGGTAAAAAGGCTGTCCATAGTTATACCTATAAGTTTGATCATTATTTTCCTGCTGTTGTACTTTCAGTTCAAGACCATTATTGCTTCTACCATTCACTTCTCAGGGGTGTTTGTAGCCTTTGCCGGCGGATTCATTATGATCTGGCTCTACGGGCAACCCTGGTTTATGGATTTCTCAATTTCAGGAATGAATATGAGGGATCTGTTCCAAATGGGGAATATTAACCTTAGTGTCGCGGTATGGGTAGGTTTCATCGCTTTGTTCGGGATTGCGACAGATGATGGGGTACTTATGGGAACTTATATCCACCAGGTGTTTGAGAAAAGGGATCCGCAAACGGTACCCGAAGTTCGGGCAGCAGTAATGGAAGCCGGTCTTAAAAGAGTGCGTCCTGCGATGATGACCACCGCGGTGACGATAATCGCCCTCTTTCCTGTACTTACCTCCAGGGGTAAGGGAGCAGATATCATGGTGCCTATGGCGATACCAATAGTTGGAGGAATGATCATTCAGATCATGACCATTTTCGTAGTTCCAATTTTACAAGCCTACTGGAGAGAAACAGTTGTTTCGCGCACCAACTCCCCACAAGCGGGAGAGACTAACCTTCAGGTTAATAACTCCAAAAAATTTGATGATGAGAAATAA
- a CDS encoding DUF305 domain-containing protein, producing MNNYLKFGLMMLTSFIIMYAVMFFNVDVFGHVMLSTMRTYMTILMIAPMAITMMLYMWGMYKNKKTNYVIIGVAAVVFVVTFYMMRAQTGIGDVQYMKGMIPHHSSAILTSQEANIQDPEVKKLAEEIIKAQKEEIAQMKALIERLEQQ from the coding sequence ATGAACAACTATCTAAAATTCGGTTTAATGATGTTGACCTCCTTCATCATAATGTATGCGGTCATGTTCTTCAATGTGGACGTGTTTGGCCACGTGATGCTTAGCACTATGCGCACCTATATGACAATTTTAATGATAGCCCCAATGGCCATCACTATGATGTTGTACATGTGGGGAATGTATAAGAACAAAAAGACCAATTATGTTATTATAGGGGTGGCTGCAGTGGTTTTTGTAGTTACATTTTATATGATGAGAGCCCAGACAGGTATAGGGGATGTGCAGTATATGAAGGGTATGATCCCTCACCATTCCTCTGCCATACTTACCAGCCAGGAAGCCAATATCCAGGATCCTGAGGTGAAGAAGCTGGCAGAAGAGATCATCAAGGCCCAAAAAGAGGAGATCGCCCAAATGAAAGCTTTGATAGAAAGACTGGAACAACAATAG
- a CDS encoding DUF3347 domain-containing protein codes for MKKTLRNLMMLSLVAGTLSMTSCRETKEDEAAEPMQHEMREGEDMEHDMDHTTGDDVVLNDEITAEFQDEEIASVYQHYIDIKQALVQTDAEMAQDRAKGMIADLETEEGFEDLAASARRISTSTNVNEQREAFSDLTKAMETKLEGALASGEIYKQYCPMAFEGKGDAWFSNVKEIRNPYYGDKMLKCGRVEATIQ; via the coding sequence ATGAAAAAAACTCTTAGAAATTTAATGATGTTAAGCCTTGTGGCAGGAACTTTATCAATGACCTCCTGCAGGGAAACAAAAGAAGATGAAGCTGCAGAGCCAATGCAACACGAAATGCGCGAGGGAGAGGACATGGAGCATGATATGGACCACACCACTGGAGATGACGTGGTGCTAAACGATGAGATCACGGCAGAATTCCAGGATGAGGAGATCGCATCTGTATACCAGCATTACATAGATATCAAGCAGGCCCTTGTTCAAACCGATGCAGAAATGGCCCAGGACCGGGCAAAAGGGATGATCGCAGATCTGGAAACAGAGGAAGGTTTTGAAGACCTTGCAGCATCGGCCAGAAGGATCTCCACTTCCACTAATGTGAATGAGCAAAGAGAAGCCTTCTCAGACCTTACCAAAGCTATGGAAACAAAACTTGAAGGAGCACTTGCTTCGGGAGAGATATATAAGCAGTACTGTCCTATGGCTTTTGAGGGAAAAGGTGATGCCTGGTTCTCAAATGTAAAGGAGATAAGAAATCCCTATTACGGAGATAAAATGCTTAAATGTGGTAGGGTAGAAGCTACCATACAATAG
- a CDS encoding TolC family protein, with the protein MRNKIIKGIGAILPLWGLGGLFFLSSMFSYSQTLENYLQMAAENNPKVKSAYSQFEAAMQQAPQVASLPDPTLTMSAFGRMIETRLGAQEARFSFMQMFPWFGTLKAKEDAAVLRAEARFQQYLDARNEVFFGIKSVYAELYALEESIKIRKENLEILDSYRELALSRFKSGSSPMVNVVKTDIQREAAKTEIELMEDQRRPLIIRLNLMLSREPGAVVKVEDTLTFPAAVVGGRNEVLFGNHPTVAALEKQQQAYEMEKVIADKEGMPMVGLGVDYSIISKRTDANPPMNGQDAIMPMVSVTLPIFRKRIKAAKREAELMAEGMEYEQEAAINELQGRLSGAQFRLSRANKLLDLYERQLESSAQANTLLISAFSNATVDYEEVLQMNQDILNLETQRIEAIKEGFTAQAEIEYLFSITE; encoded by the coding sequence ATGAGAAATAAGATTATAAAAGGTATAGGAGCTATTCTCCCCCTTTGGGGGTTGGGGGGATTATTCTTCCTTAGTAGTATGTTCTCCTATTCCCAAACCCTTGAGAACTACCTTCAAATGGCGGCAGAGAATAATCCGAAGGTTAAATCGGCTTACTCGCAGTTCGAGGCAGCCATGCAGCAGGCGCCGCAGGTTGCCAGTCTTCCCGATCCCACGCTCACGATGAGCGCCTTTGGAAGGATGATAGAGACCCGTCTTGGTGCACAGGAAGCCAGGTTTTCCTTTATGCAGATGTTCCCCTGGTTTGGAACACTAAAGGCAAAAGAAGATGCTGCGGTATTGCGGGCAGAGGCGAGATTTCAGCAATACCTGGATGCACGAAATGAGGTTTTCTTCGGAATAAAATCTGTTTATGCAGAGCTCTATGCCCTTGAGGAGAGTATAAAGATCAGGAAAGAGAACCTGGAGATCCTGGATTCTTACAGGGAGCTTGCTCTTAGCCGGTTCAAAAGTGGGAGTTCTCCGATGGTAAATGTGGTTAAAACCGACATACAGAGAGAGGCTGCCAAAACAGAAATTGAATTGATGGAAGACCAGCGACGGCCACTAATTATTCGGTTGAACCTAATGCTGTCCCGGGAGCCGGGGGCAGTTGTGAAGGTAGAAGATACACTTACTTTCCCTGCAGCTGTTGTGGGCGGAAGGAACGAGGTGCTTTTTGGCAATCATCCTACCGTAGCTGCACTTGAAAAACAACAGCAGGCGTATGAGATGGAAAAGGTTATAGCAGATAAGGAAGGAATGCCCATGGTGGGGCTTGGAGTAGATTATTCCATCATTTCCAAAAGAACAGATGCCAACCCTCCAATGAACGGGCAGGACGCGATTATGCCAATGGTATCGGTTACGCTACCCATTTTTAGAAAAAGGATAAAAGCAGCAAAAAGGGAAGCTGAACTTATGGCTGAAGGCATGGAGTATGAGCAGGAAGCAGCAATCAACGAATTGCAGGGGAGATTATCCGGGGCTCAGTTTCGGTTATCAAGAGCGAACAAGCTTTTAGACCTGTATGAACGGCAATTGGAAAGTAGTGCTCAGGCAAACACGCTATTGATCTCGGCCTTTAGTAATGCAACGGTGGATTACGAAGAAGTGCTGCAAATGAATCAGGATATTTTAAACCTGGAAACTCAAAGGATAGAGGCTATTAAGGAAGGCTTTACTGCGCAGGCAGAAATAGAATATTTATTCTCAATAACAGAGTAA
- a CDS encoding HYC_CC_PP family protein has translation MEKPFHKIIASSMAFLVLLSTFSFVVDMHYCGSILVDKAVFSKAETCGMAMHSGIEGLTEDSCCTNEQIAVEGQDELKVNFEKLDLQQQVFLASFTYSYINLFEGVPQATEPYRDYSPPLLVTDIQLLDQVFLI, from the coding sequence ATGGAAAAGCCTTTTCATAAAATAATTGCTTCTTCGATGGCATTTTTAGTGCTGTTGTCCACCTTCTCTTTTGTGGTGGATATGCATTACTGCGGAAGCATTTTAGTAGACAAGGCCGTTTTCTCAAAAGCTGAAACCTGCGGGATGGCGATGCATTCCGGGATTGAAGGTTTAACTGAAGATTCCTGCTGTACCAATGAACAGATCGCTGTTGAAGGACAGGATGAACTCAAGGTTAATTTTGAGAAACTGGACCTGCAGCAACAGGTTTTCCTCGCATCATTTACTTATTCTTATATAAATCTCTTTGAAGGTGTTCCACAGGCAACAGAACCTTATAGAGATTATTCCCCACCCTTGCTGGTCACAGACATACAGTTGCTGGACCAGGTCTTTTTAATTTGA
- a CDS encoding PepSY domain-containing protein has protein sequence MANRKTILKYRKVHRYLGIFIGLQFIMWTVSGLYFSWTNLDEIHGDHFKKHHPEVIGFNNLGLPGDALEKIEVESLELKEIAGQPYYLVNGKILINAQTGKEKTELSKEEALDIAGRHMAEGLEIAGIERIEETGKHHEYRSGSLPAYVISYKTPENLKAYVSIKDASFKSVRHRDWRWFDFLWMTHTMDYEGRDDFNNTILRVFSLLGLITVLSGFLLWYLTSPSIYRIKEFITRK, from the coding sequence TTGGCTAACCGAAAGACCATCCTCAAATACAGAAAGGTTCACCGCTATCTTGGGATCTTTATCGGCCTACAATTTATTATGTGGACTGTAAGTGGATTGTATTTTAGCTGGACCAACCTTGATGAGATACACGGCGATCATTTCAAGAAGCACCACCCTGAGGTTATCGGTTTTAATAACTTAGGCCTGCCGGGAGATGCATTGGAAAAAATAGAGGTGGAAAGCCTTGAGTTAAAGGAAATAGCCGGGCAGCCGTATTACCTTGTCAATGGGAAGATTCTAATCAACGCTCAAACCGGAAAAGAAAAAACAGAATTGTCCAAAGAGGAGGCCCTGGATATTGCGGGAAGACATATGGCAGAAGGATTGGAAATTGCAGGAATTGAAAGGATTGAAGAAACCGGGAAACATCATGAATACAGGAGTGGCTCCCTCCCTGCATATGTGATCTCCTATAAAACTCCTGAAAATTTGAAAGCCTATGTTTCAATAAAAGATGCCAGCTTTAAAAGTGTTCGGCACCGGGACTGGAGATGGTTTGACTTCCTGTGGATGACCCATACTATGGATTATGAGGGAAGGGATGATTTTAATAACACGATCCTGCGGGTTTTCTCGCTGTTAGGTTTAATAACTGTCCTTAGCGGATTCCTATTATGGTATCTCACCTCTCCTTCTATTTACAGGATCAAAGAATTTATAACACGAAAATAA
- a CDS encoding helix-turn-helix domain-containing protein produces MNKNVLYIKNMVCDRCILAVKEVMEKNHIPLHNITLGEVEIERKLSPDEENILNQHLDKLGFQLIGDRESRLVNRVKSLIIKSVYEDKAFRNKNLSEILKEDLHLDYSHLSSVFTRSEGKSIQHYQQEVKTERIKELLEYDELSIQEIAMDMGYSSPAYLSTQFKKTTGITPSQYRAKHLRSRNSLDSI; encoded by the coding sequence ATGAACAAAAACGTCCTTTACATTAAGAACATGGTTTGTGACCGCTGCATCCTTGCGGTAAAGGAGGTGATGGAGAAAAACCATATTCCTTTGCATAATATAACTCTGGGGGAGGTTGAAATTGAAAGGAAACTTTCTCCCGATGAGGAAAATATCCTTAATCAGCATTTGGATAAGCTGGGATTTCAGCTTATTGGCGACAGGGAGAGCAGGCTGGTGAACAGGGTAAAATCGCTTATAATTAAAAGCGTATATGAAGACAAGGCCTTCAGAAATAAAAATCTTTCAGAAATATTAAAGGAAGACCTGCACCTTGATTACAGCCATTTAAGTTCTGTATTTACCCGCAGTGAAGGAAAAAGCATCCAGCATTATCAACAGGAGGTAAAGACTGAAAGAATCAAGGAACTTCTGGAATATGATGAGCTTAGCATCCAGGAAATTGCTATGGACATGGGTTACAGCAGCCCCGCTTATCTTTCTACCCAATTCAAAAAAACTACCGGGATCACTCCATCCCAATATCGCGCAAAGCATTTAAGGTCCAGAAATTCTTTGGATTCAATATAA